In Eubacteriales bacterium, a single window of DNA contains:
- a CDS encoding sugar diacid recognition domain-containing protein, whose amino-acid sequence MLNKFFSERFIENARSYTHYKFTVMNPDGMIIAATETERVGNFHEASYQMMQEGRDIMIVPPEDVKKYFGVKPGIDVPIVYKNEMMGAIGITGIPRDVRPAILIAKMAFETMLEYDYYQQSIAKKSSELNLFRDYLIYSETKHPDDLRALAHRLNYKTNLFRVPILLELSNTIYSDDKLFLLELKNHFHENDMILTTHEGDILIFKYVQENKDEILIRINRELENFIDSINSIFYKREITYKYYRGALQNNIDNYSSGYKHCRWMQRHNYSGEDFFNYLEEYFTSLMPILEQNNIYGAIADLMDQQLREVLIDNFETLKVSNFNLSKASQDLYIHKNTLVFRLNKIKNFFGIDPLHNNSDQFFLSLLHSFLKRSDKIKTEEV is encoded by the coding sequence ATGCTTAACAAGTTTTTCTCTGAACGATTTATCGAAAACGCAAGAAGTTATACTCATTATAAGTTCACTGTTATGAATCCAGATGGGATGATCATCGCAGCAACTGAAACAGAAAGAGTCGGAAATTTTCATGAAGCTTCTTATCAGATGATGCAAGAAGGTAGAGACATAATGATCGTACCCCCTGAAGATGTAAAAAAATATTTCGGAGTAAAGCCTGGTATTGATGTACCTATTGTGTATAAAAATGAAATGATGGGAGCAATTGGTATTACCGGGATTCCACGAGATGTGCGTCCAGCTATCCTCATTGCAAAAATGGCTTTTGAAACAATGTTAGAATATGATTACTATCAACAGAGTATTGCAAAAAAAAGTAGTGAACTAAACCTTTTTAGAGATTATCTTATATATTCTGAAACGAAACACCCGGATGATTTAAGAGCACTGGCACATCGTCTGAATTATAAAACTAATCTATTCAGAGTTCCAATACTTTTAGAGTTAAGCAACACAATTTACTCAGATGACAAACTTTTTCTTTTAGAGTTGAAAAACCATTTTCATGAAAATGATATGATATTAACAACCCATGAAGGTGACATCTTAATTTTTAAATATGTACAAGAAAATAAGGACGAAATTCTCATCCGCATCAATCGCGAACTAGAAAATTTTATTGATTCTATAAACAGTATATTTTATAAAAGAGAGATTACCTATAAGTATTACAGAGGGGCGCTTCAAAATAATATTGATAATTATTCTTCTGGTTATAAACATTGTCGCTGGATGCAACGTCATAATTATTCTGGTGAGGATTTTTTTAATTATTTAGAAGAATACTTTACTTCACTTATGCCAATTTTGGAACAAAACAATATTTATGGTGCAATCGCCGATTTGATGGATCAGCAACTTAGAGAAGTCTTAATTGACAATTTCGAAACACTTAAAGTAAGTAATTTTAATTTAAGTAAAGCAAGTCAAGATCTCTACATTCATAAAAATACTTTAGTATTTAGACTAAATAAGATTAAGAATTTTTTTGGTATAGATCCTTTACATAATAATAGCGATCAATTTTTTTTAAGTCTGCTCCATAGTTTTTTAAAAAGATCAGATAAAATAAAAACTGAAGAGGTTTAA
- a CDS encoding ABC transporter substrate-binding protein, which produces MKRILSLLIAGCMTFALFASCSNSNDKELTPSSTPSGETTEQNDYFYDIQPLSESVTIRYAAILGSPESSIPIMAEKLGLFEKANIDFECIVYANGIEIADDIDNDAWDVSQYGMGGMGEQIVLNSGYFVAPLSRSVGTSNAIFVKNDSSIITAGTGQLTDNPDMYADAESWRGKTIYLPTGSTLHYLLYTALNKMGLSQEDVDLVNKDVDSINTDMKEGSIEIGGLWTPYSQDTESYENYKAVIDMDSLNISADTNHVVTKDAWDTKQTAVLKYYEVIARVIDWLYSSDENMNEGAGYYKEWSEENGNMTSAEECLSNLKTVHIYNAAEWYSKITTQISVNNRNMSEYKASQYSQFLFLIDCGKYSEESEQNFFNREKFIDNVIKDVYSKLNK; this is translated from the coding sequence GTGAAAAGGATATTATCATTGCTTATTGCAGGTTGCATGACTTTTGCTCTATTTGCAAGCTGTTCAAATTCAAACGATAAAGAATTAACCCCATCAAGCACACCTTCTGGAGAAACAACTGAGCAAAACGATTATTTTTATGATATACAGCCATTATCAGAAAGCGTTACCATAAGATATGCTGCTATTCTTGGCAGCCCTGAATCCTCAATACCAATTATGGCTGAAAAATTAGGCCTTTTTGAAAAGGCAAATATAGATTTTGAGTGTATAGTATATGCAAATGGTATCGAGATCGCAGATGATATTGATAATGATGCTTGGGACGTTTCACAATATGGTATGGGCGGTATGGGAGAACAGATAGTATTAAACAGCGGTTATTTTGTCGCTCCTTTATCAAGAAGCGTCGGTACTTCCAACGCTATATTCGTAAAGAATGATTCTTCTATAATCACTGCCGGAACAGGTCAGTTGACCGATAACCCGGATATGTACGCAGATGCAGAATCCTGGAGGGGTAAGACTATATACCTTCCAACAGGATCAACGCTTCATTATTTACTATATACTGCATTAAATAAGATGGGGCTTAGCCAAGAAGACGTGGATTTGGTCAATAAAGACGTGGATTCTATCAATACTGACATGAAAGAAGGTAGTATAGAGATAGGCGGATTATGGACTCCGTATTCACAAGATACAGAATCTTACGAAAACTATAAGGCGGTAATCGACATGGATTCCCTCAATATTTCGGCTGATACAAACCATGTAGTCACAAAAGATGCTTGGGATACTAAGCAAACTGCCGTCTTAAAATACTACGAAGTAATTGCAAGAGTTATAGACTGGCTATATTCAAGCGATGAAAACATGAATGAAGGTGCTGGATATTATAAGGAGTGGAGCGAAGAAAACGGAAATATGACATCTGCTGAAGAGTGCTTAAGTAATTTAAAAACTGTGCATATATACAATGCGGCAGAATGGTACTCTAAAATTACAACCCAGATAAGCGTAAATAACAGAAATATGTCTGAATATAAGGCGTCTCAATACAGCCAGTTTTTATTTTTAATAGACTGCGGAAAATATAGCGAAGAATCGGAACAAAACTTTTTTAACCGCGAAAAATTCATAGATAATGTAATTAAAGACGTTTACTCTAAATTAAATAAATGA
- a CDS encoding NAD(+) synthase, protein MRHGFIKAAAATPKVCVANTKENSKNIIKVIKKAKDKDVKLLVLPELCLTAYTCGDLFLQSSLLSGAVDGLKEVVKASEGLDMLIIVGAPLIYKTKLYNCATVIYNGDILGVVPKSYLPNYNEFYEKRHFNSAPKENGNIYIDGKAYPFGAALLFRCSNMPEFTLAVEICEDLWATTPPSSMHALVGATVIANLSASDETVGKADYRVSLVKGQSARFLCGYLFADAGEGESTTDMVFAGHNIIAENGIILNQNELFDGKMAISEIDVSRMAEERRRNTSFETADENKYTVVNFEMPLTETKLTREVKKYPFVLEDIKERESRAKLIIRIQGEGLKKRIAHAKSKTAVVGISGGLDSCLALLVAVRAMKELSRPTTDVVAVTMPCFGTTSRTKSNAQKLSECLNVTFRDIDITKSVKSHLNDIGHDIDNLNVVYENAQARERTQVLMDIANQMGGLVVGTGDLSELALGWATYNGDHMSMYGVNASVPKTLVRHIIKYVADEEADEQLSDILNDILDTPVSPELLPGKDGEISQKTEDIVGPYELHDFFLYNILRFGFSPSKVYKLAVYAFNGDYTEKEILKWLKNFYKRFFAQQFKRSCLPDGPKVGTITLSPRADFRMPSDASSEIWLDELSKL, encoded by the coding sequence ATGCGGCATGGTTTTATAAAGGCTGCGGCGGCAACGCCTAAAGTATGCGTAGCCAATACAAAAGAAAATTCTAAAAATATTATAAAAGTAATAAAGAAAGCAAAAGACAAAGACGTAAAGCTTTTAGTACTACCTGAACTTTGCTTGACAGCTTATACATGTGGAGACCTCTTTTTGCAATCCAGTTTGTTATCCGGTGCGGTAGATGGCCTAAAAGAAGTAGTTAAGGCAAGTGAAGGGCTTGATATGCTGATTATAGTCGGGGCACCGCTTATCTATAAGACAAAGCTTTATAACTGTGCCACAGTGATTTATAACGGAGACATTTTGGGAGTTGTGCCAAAATCATATCTTCCAAATTACAACGAATTTTATGAAAAGAGACATTTTAATTCTGCGCCCAAAGAAAATGGTAATATATATATAGATGGAAAGGCATATCCTTTTGGGGCTGCCCTGCTCTTTAGGTGCAGCAATATGCCTGAATTTACTTTGGCAGTTGAGATATGCGAGGATCTATGGGCAACGACACCGCCGTCCAGCATGCATGCTTTGGTAGGGGCAACTGTTATAGCGAACTTGTCTGCAAGTGATGAGACCGTCGGCAAAGCAGATTACAGGGTAAGCCTGGTTAAGGGGCAGTCCGCACGGTTTTTATGCGGATATTTATTTGCCGATGCAGGCGAAGGTGAGTCTACAACGGATATGGTGTTTGCAGGGCATAATATCATTGCCGAAAACGGAATAATCTTAAATCAGAATGAACTTTTTGACGGTAAGATGGCTATAAGCGAAATAGACGTTTCAAGAATGGCAGAAGAGAGGCGGAGGAACACTTCGTTTGAAACTGCTGATGAAAATAAATATACAGTAGTAAATTTTGAAATGCCGTTAACTGAGACAAAATTGACCCGTGAAGTAAAAAAATATCCGTTCGTTTTAGAAGACATAAAGGAAAGAGAATCTCGGGCTAAATTAATAATCCGTATTCAAGGTGAAGGCCTTAAAAAGCGTATTGCCCATGCGAAAAGCAAAACTGCGGTAGTTGGTATTTCCGGCGGGCTGGATTCCTGCCTTGCACTTTTGGTTGCGGTCAGGGCAATGAAAGAACTATCACGCCCCACGACCGACGTAGTAGCTGTTACAATGCCATGCTTTGGAACGACAAGCAGGACAAAGAGCAATGCACAAAAACTGTCTGAATGTCTAAATGTAACTTTCAGGGATATAGACATTACTAAATCTGTCAAATCCCATTTAAACGATATAGGGCACGACATCGATAACCTGAATGTTGTTTATGAAAATGCACAGGCAAGAGAGAGAACACAAGTCCTTATGGACATAGCAAACCAGATGGGCGGTCTTGTAGTCGGGACGGGCGATCTATCTGAGTTGGCACTTGGCTGGGCAACGTATAACGGCGACCATATGTCTATGTATGGGGTAAACGCATCTGTCCCAAAAACTCTTGTACGTCATATAATCAAGTATGTGGCAGATGAAGAGGCAGATGAGCAGTTAAGCGATATTTTAAACGATATCCTGGATACACCGGTGAGCCCAGAGCTTTTGCCGGGTAAAGACGGGGAGATATCCCAGAAAACGGAAGATATCGTTGGCCCTTATGAATTACATGACTTTTTCTTATATAATATACTGCGTTTTGGGTTTAGCCCATCTAAAGTGTATAAGCTGGCTGTTTATGCTTTTAATGGAGATTATACTGAGAAAGAGATTTTAAAATGGCTTAAGAATTTCTATAAGCGGTTTTTTGCACAGCAGTTTAAGCGTTCATGTTTGCCGGACGGTCCTAAAGTTGGTACTATAACCTTATCTCCAAGAGCAGACTTTAGAATGCCAAGCGATGCTTCTTCTGAAATTTGGCTTGATGAGCTGAGTAAACTTTAA
- a CDS encoding macro domain-containing protein: MPFYLVKNDITKMPVDTIVNAANSTLKMGGGVCGAIFAAAGAKKLQEECDTIGRCAVGEAVITSGYDLLAKYIIHTVGPIWRGGSEGEPELLKNCYINSLNLSLKYGCKSVAFPLISSGIFGYPKGKALKIAILTIKEFLKENEMNVYLVIFDNETYSFSKKYI; the protein is encoded by the coding sequence ATGCCTTTTTACTTAGTTAAAAATGATATAACAAAGATGCCTGTAGATACTATAGTCAATGCGGCTAACAGCACCCTTAAGATGGGGGGAGGCGTATGCGGTGCAATTTTCGCTGCTGCAGGTGCGAAAAAGCTGCAAGAGGAGTGCGATACCATTGGGAGATGTGCCGTTGGTGAAGCCGTTATCACAAGCGGATATGACCTTTTGGCAAAATACATTATACATACTGTCGGCCCTATATGGAGGGGAGGCTCTGAAGGTGAACCGGAGCTGCTTAAAAACTGTTATATAAATTCTTTAAATCTTTCTTTAAAATATGGATGTAAATCTGTAGCTTTTCCGTTGATTTCATCTGGCATATTCGGGTATCCAAAAGGTAAAGCTCTTAAAATTGCTATATTAACAATAAAGGAATTTCTTAAGGAAAATGAGATGAATGTTTATTTAGTGATTTTTGACAATGAAACTTACTCTTTTAGTAAAAAATATATTTAA
- a CDS encoding uracil-DNA glycosylase produces MVNFGNDWDEILADELKKEYYLKLREFLKNEYMTKTIYPDMNDIFNALKYTPYKDVKVVILGQDPYHGPGQAHGLAFSVKAGVEPPPSLKNIFLELENDVHISPPKTGCLIPWAKQGILLLNTVLTVRKHQANSHKNHGWEIFTNKIISLLNEREYPVIFMLWGSPARAKASFITNDRHYILQCAHPSPFSASGFFGCHYFSKANEILKSLGSPAIDWNLE; encoded by the coding sequence ATGGTAAACTTCGGTAACGATTGGGATGAAATTTTAGCAGATGAATTAAAAAAAGAGTATTACCTTAAACTTCGCGAATTTTTAAAAAACGAATATATGACAAAAACCATATATCCGGATATGAACGATATTTTTAACGCTCTTAAATATACGCCTTATAAAGATGTAAAAGTTGTAATCTTAGGGCAGGATCCGTACCACGGCCCTGGGCAGGCACATGGCCTTGCCTTTTCAGTAAAAGCGGGAGTTGAACCTCCACCGTCTCTTAAAAACATATTTTTAGAACTCGAAAACGACGTTCATATATCTCCTCCCAAAACCGGCTGCTTGATACCATGGGCTAAGCAAGGCATATTACTTTTAAATACCGTACTTACGGTACGCAAGCATCAGGCAAATTCTCATAAAAACCATGGCTGGGAGATTTTCACCAACAAGATAATATCCCTTTTAAATGAAAGAGAATATCCTGTAATATTCATGTTATGGGGCAGCCCTGCCCGGGCAAAGGCATCTTTCATAACAAATGACAGGCATTACATACTTCAGTGTGCACACCCAAGCCCCTTCTCTGCAAGCGGATTTTTTGGCTGCCACTATTTTTCAAAAGCCAATGAAATACTAAAATCTCTTGGCAGCCCTGCTATAGATTGGAACTTAGAATAA
- a CDS encoding spore coat associated protein CotJA, with product MDKFNTSSYSPMMPPMDMSMMRISDSDQLGQLPLAMAYVPMQQWGETYSADMALTKGTIFPDLDLPFKDGRGSML from the coding sequence TTGGATAAATTTAATACTTCTTCATATTCCCCAATGATGCCGCCAATGGATATGTCAATGATGCGTATATCCGACAGTGATCAATTGGGGCAACTACCTTTGGCTATGGCATACGTACCTATGCAGCAATGGGGAGAAACTTATAGCGCAGATATGGCATTGACAAAAGGTACAATATTCCCAGACTTAGATCTTCCCTTTAAGGATGGAAGGGGGTCTATGCTATGA
- a CDS encoding spore coat protein CotJB → MRMTEKDKLMRNVQATSFAMDDVILYLDSHPHDRNALNYYEKYKRMRNQAMEEYTSRFGPLNAYEVNVNNNSWAWVASPWPWEREE, encoded by the coding sequence ATGAGAATGACAGAAAAAGATAAACTTATGAGAAATGTTCAGGCTACATCTTTTGCAATGGATGACGTTATCTTATACTTAGATTCTCATCCGCATGACAGAAATGCCCTTAACTACTACGAGAAATACAAGAGAATGAGGAACCAGGCTATGGAAGAATACACCAGCAGATTTGGGCCTTTAAATGCATACGAAGTAAATGTAAATAACAATTCTTGGGCATGGGTTGCATCACCGTGGCCATGGGAAAGGGAGGAATAA
- the istA gene encoding IS21 family transposase, with protein MLTMDQIHDIRNRFYEKGENISQIAEALHLDWRTVRKYIDQTDFNSPPPKPALEKQFCPKLDPYKEMIDSWLIEDKSAPRKQRHTAKRVFHRLLAEIPGFDCSYRTVASYYAVKHREIFKQNKQAYLPLVHQPGEAQVDFGTAEFYENGQKLTGKYLEVSFPYSNKGYLQLFYGENMECLLEGLDAIFRHIGCVPRELWFDNTKVIVTEIIRGGGRKLTDKFERFREHYHFKAVFMNPGAGHEKGNVENKVGYQRRNFMVPVPRFLSLSDYNRQLLTECEKDARRNHYRYDETIEERFQADLTACHKLPGIAFDLTGHQTLKADNWARIYLNKRQHAYSVAPKYAQCPVHLVLTSALVIIQDENFREIVRHRRLYGDTKQEQMDWLPYLKQLSLRPRALKYTGIYELMPETMQTYLATCSGSEVGQILKVLSELTSRTGFDSAVNTVNHAIAHQARDADSLESLYRRLYSDVPELPAMTLAPGIPKMIPMQPNLTAYDILLQGKGADGYARQRNL; from the coding sequence ATGCTCACAATGGATCAGATACATGATATCAGAAATCGTTTTTATGAGAAAGGGGAAAATATTTCCCAGATTGCGGAAGCGTTGCACCTGGATTGGCGAACGGTACGCAAATACATTGATCAGACTGATTTTAACAGCCCGCCGCCAAAGCCGGCGTTGGAGAAACAATTCTGTCCCAAACTGGATCCCTACAAGGAGATGATCGATTCCTGGCTGATTGAGGACAAATCAGCCCCACGCAAACAGCGCCATACAGCTAAACGGGTATTTCATCGCCTGCTGGCCGAAATTCCCGGTTTTGACTGCTCCTATCGGACGGTCGCCAGCTATTACGCAGTGAAACACCGGGAAATATTCAAGCAGAATAAACAGGCCTATCTGCCACTGGTACATCAACCCGGAGAAGCGCAGGTTGATTTTGGTACAGCTGAGTTTTATGAAAATGGCCAAAAACTGACTGGAAAATACCTGGAGGTCTCTTTTCCATACAGCAATAAAGGCTATCTGCAGCTGTTCTACGGGGAAAATATGGAATGCCTGCTGGAAGGGCTGGATGCCATATTCCGCCACATTGGCTGTGTGCCAAGGGAACTCTGGTTTGATAACACGAAAGTCATTGTTACCGAGATTATCCGTGGTGGCGGGCGAAAACTGACTGACAAATTCGAACGGTTCCGGGAGCATTACCATTTTAAAGCCGTCTTCATGAATCCCGGGGCCGGCCATGAAAAAGGAAACGTCGAAAACAAGGTCGGCTATCAGCGTCGCAACTTCATGGTACCGGTTCCCCGCTTTCTGTCGCTGTCGGATTATAACCGGCAGTTGCTGACAGAGTGTGAGAAAGATGCCCGGCGGAACCATTATCGCTACGATGAAACCATCGAGGAGCGGTTTCAGGCTGATCTGACGGCCTGCCACAAACTGCCCGGAATTGCGTTTGACCTCACCGGTCATCAAACCCTCAAAGCCGACAACTGGGCCAGGATTTATCTGAACAAACGACAGCATGCTTATTCGGTGGCTCCAAAGTACGCCCAGTGCCCGGTTCATCTGGTTTTAACTTCAGCGCTGGTGATTATACAAGATGAAAACTTTCGTGAAATTGTTCGCCACCGGCGTCTTTACGGAGATACCAAACAAGAGCAGATGGACTGGCTGCCCTATCTGAAACAATTATCCCTGCGACCCCGAGCCCTGAAATATACTGGGATCTATGAGCTGATGCCGGAAACCATGCAAACCTATCTGGCCACCTGTTCAGGCAGCGAAGTTGGACAGATCCTCAAGGTTCTTTCCGAGTTGACCAGTCGCACCGGTTTTGACAGTGCCGTAAATACCGTTAACCATGCAATTGCTCATCAGGCGCGAGATGCCGATAGTCTGGAGAGTCTTTACCGGCGGTTGTATTCGGATGTACCTGAGCTGCCTGCAATGACCCTTGCTCCGGGCATTCCCAAAATGATCCCGATGCAGCCCAATCTGACGGCCTATGATATCTTGCTTCAGGGAAAGGGGGCTGACGGATATGCTCGACAAAGAAATCTTTGA
- a CDS encoding glycyl-radical enzyme activating protein yields MKQILTGNVFDIQRYTLNDGPGIRTEIFLQGCDLKCPWCHSPDSQSYNGDLAWFPMLCVGLEKCGACIASCPNGAIEPGSEIYSKLTKTTLHIPKLDRKKCNICGACAKVCYPKAFYLTCRQMSVDEIMEIIKKDMRYYHTTNGGVTLSGGEPMVQSDFTAAILKECKSLGLHTALDTTGFAAWSEYKKVIEYVDLFLFDLKCMSSDRSEELVGVPNELILENAKRLAKIGKKIQIRYPIIPTLNDQKENMVATASFCRDLGDAVTVIQLLPYHRLGTVKYERIGKDYTLSDLEPMSDIQAEEYAKIFHSYGLKTIVG; encoded by the coding sequence ATGAAACAAATACTAACTGGTAATGTTTTTGATATTCAGCGATATACATTAAACGATGGACCTGGAATCAGAACAGAAATATTTCTTCAAGGATGTGATTTGAAATGTCCCTGGTGCCATAGCCCTGATTCACAATCTTATAATGGAGATCTTGCCTGGTTTCCAATGTTATGTGTTGGACTTGAAAAATGTGGCGCTTGTATTGCTAGTTGTCCCAATGGTGCTATTGAACCGGGCAGTGAAATTTACTCTAAACTTACCAAGACAACTTTGCACATACCAAAACTTGATCGGAAAAAATGCAATATCTGTGGAGCCTGTGCTAAAGTATGTTATCCTAAAGCTTTTTATTTAACTTGTCGACAAATGAGTGTCGATGAAATAATGGAAATCATCAAAAAGGATATGCGATATTATCACACTACAAACGGTGGGGTAACTTTATCTGGTGGTGAACCAATGGTCCAATCGGATTTCACTGCCGCGATTCTTAAAGAATGTAAATCTCTAGGTTTACATACTGCTTTAGATACAACAGGTTTTGCGGCATGGAGTGAGTATAAAAAAGTAATTGAATATGTTGATTTGTTTTTATTTGACCTGAAATGTATGTCTTCAGATCGATCGGAAGAACTAGTCGGTGTACCGAATGAATTGATTCTGGAGAATGCGAAAAGACTTGCGAAAATTGGTAAAAAAATTCAAATCCGTTACCCCATAATACCAACTTTGAATGATCAGAAAGAAAATATGGTAGCAACGGCATCGTTTTGTAGGGATCTGGGAGACGCTGTAACTGTGATACAACTTTTGCCTTACCATAGATTAGGAACTGTAAAATATGAACGGATCGGAAAAGATTACACTTTAAGTGATCTTGAACCTATGAGTGATATTCAGGCGGAAGAATATGCAAAAATTTTCCATAGTTATGGTTTGAAAACAATAGTTGGATAA
- a CDS encoding manganese catalase family protein, protein MWNYDRKLQYPVNISRPNTALAKVIISQMGGPDGELAASMRYLSQRYVMPSKKVSGLLTDIGTEELAHLEVVSAILHQLTEGASIEEIKRSGFDTYFVDHTIGLWPQAASGTPFSSTFFQSKGDPITDLVEDMAAEQKARTTYDNILRLADDPDVRDPIKFLREREIVHFQRFGEALRIVQDSLNPKNFYATNPAFDS, encoded by the coding sequence ATGTGGAACTATGACAGAAAACTACAATACCCGGTTAATATAAGCCGCCCTAACACAGCTCTTGCCAAAGTAATAATCAGCCAAATGGGAGGGCCGGATGGTGAACTAGCCGCTTCGATGCGTTACTTATCACAGCGGTATGTTATGCCGAGCAAAAAAGTTTCCGGGCTTTTAACAGATATAGGAACGGAAGAACTTGCTCACTTAGAAGTTGTCAGCGCTATTTTACACCAACTGACTGAAGGCGCATCTATCGAGGAAATTAAGAGATCCGGCTTTGACACTTATTTTGTAGACCATACTATTGGGCTTTGGCCACAGGCTGCATCCGGTACGCCATTCAGCTCTACTTTTTTCCAGTCTAAAGGAGACCCAATAACCGATTTAGTAGAAGACATGGCTGCGGAACAAAAGGCAAGGACCACCTACGATAATATATTGCGTCTGGCAGATGACCCTGATGTAAGAGACCCAATTAAGTTCTTGCGTGAAAGGGAGATAGTACATTTTCAGCGATTCGGTGAAGCACTGCGTATTGTACAAGATAGCTTAAACCCCAAAAATTTCTATGCCACAAATCCAGCATTTGACAGCTAA
- a CDS encoding site-specific integrase encodes MKNLKHGDIQSYYNSLHKNGKSTSVIKKINKLVVPSIRHAAMTGEVIRDFSKLVVIPKDQNNEPKPLEIRPFTKEEQKIFEASIKNEPLSPLYLTALYSGIRQGELLALQWQDIDLKSKQIRVNKTYKVIKNIDTKKKRYRRATKNFCKHPGCFNPNSFGWLFKGIQTKNIRKNLKKVLGNCGIEDRRFHDLRHTYATRIFELGENAKTIQTILGHTDISVTLNTYTHVEESVSASAAERLNAIYNG; translated from the coding sequence ATGAAAAACCTTAAACATGGTGATATTCAAAGTTACTATAATAGTTTGCACAAAAACGGAAAGTCCACAAGTGTTATTAAAAAAATTAATAAGCTTGTTGTCCCATCAATCCGTCATGCCGCCATGACTGGTGAAGTTATCCGGGACTTTTCAAAACTTGTAGTTATTCCAAAAGATCAAAATAATGAGCCAAAACCGCTTGAAATACGGCCATTCACAAAAGAGGAACAAAAGATTTTTGAAGCATCCATAAAAAACGAACCCTTAAGCCCCCTATATTTGACGGCGCTTTATTCCGGAATACGGCAAGGGGAACTTTTGGCGCTTCAATGGCAGGATATTGATTTAAAATCGAAACAAATAAGAGTCAATAAAACATATAAGGTCATAAAAAATATTGATACAAAAAAGAAGCGGTATCGTAGGGCAACCAAAAACTTCTGCAAGCATCCGGGATGTTTCAATCCCAACAGTTTTGGCTGGTTATTTAAAGGAATACAAACGAAAAATATAAGAAAAAACTTAAAAAAGGTTTTGGGGAATTGTGGAATTGAGGACAGGCGTTTTCATGACCTCCGCCATACATATGCCACCCGGATTTTTGAACTCGGGGAAAATGCAAAAACGATACAAACCATCTTAGGTCACACCGATATCTCAGTAACTTTAAATACCTATACTCATGTTGAAGAAAGTGTATCAGCATCAGCCGCTGAACGGTTAAACGCAATCTATAATGGGTAA
- the istB gene encoding IS21-like element helper ATPase IstB, which yields MLDKEIFECCRKLRLSRNLAELAQTTEGSSHQEYLHQLLSDELRYRELTRTQKLVTSAGFYGIHTFEGYRFDEITLPSDLTPEGLKSLAFIHEKKNLILYGGTGTGKTMLSTALGVAACRQGIPVKFFRTAALVNKLSEAKVAGTLTAFLKKLNKAEVIILDEYGYVPLDRTGAQLLFEIISDCYERRSIILNTNLEFSRWVNVLYDEQMTAAMLDRLLHHCHLLMFPGPSNRMRESSINELYRSISDNQLKKQ from the coding sequence ATGCTCGACAAAGAAATCTTTGAATGCTGCCGGAAACTGCGTCTGAGTCGCAATCTGGCCGAGTTGGCGCAAACCACCGAAGGCAGCAGTCACCAGGAATATCTGCATCAGTTGCTTAGTGATGAACTCCGTTACCGGGAACTCACCCGCACCCAAAAGTTGGTTACCAGCGCCGGTTTCTATGGGATTCACACCTTTGAAGGATATCGCTTTGATGAAATCACCCTGCCTTCGGATCTGACTCCAGAAGGCCTGAAATCCCTGGCCTTTATCCACGAAAAGAAGAATCTGATTCTCTATGGTGGCACCGGAACCGGCAAAACTATGCTATCAACCGCACTCGGCGTTGCCGCCTGTCGACAGGGAATCCCGGTTAAATTCTTTCGAACGGCCGCCCTGGTGAATAAACTGTCGGAAGCCAAAGTAGCCGGTACCCTGACCGCTTTTCTGAAAAAACTGAATAAAGCCGAAGTGATTATTCTGGATGAATATGGTTATGTCCCACTGGACCGAACGGGAGCACAGCTCCTGTTCGAAATCATATCCGATTGTTATGAACGTCGGTCTATCATTCTTAATACCAACCTTGAATTTTCCCGATGGGTCAATGTGCTCTATGATGAACAGATGACGGCTGCCATGCTGGATCGGCTCCTTCATCACTGCCACCTGCTCATGTTTCCGGGACCCAGTAACCGGATGCGGGAATCCAGCATCAATGAATTATATCGCTCAATATCGGATAATCAATTAAAAAAACAATAA